In the genome of Butyricicoccus intestinisimiae, the window AAAAGTAAACACAGAAGTGGAAAACAGCATTGAAATGGATAATGATTCTACTGAATATGATGTTTTTGTATCACATGCATGGGAAGATAAAAAGGATTTTGTAGATGAATTGGTGAAGGCATTGCGTGATTTGAATATTAAGGTTTGGTATGATACCAGTGAGATGAAATGGGGAGATTCTCTGCGAAAACGTATTGATGAAGGTTTGAAAAAATCTCGCTTTGGAATAGCTGTTCTTTCACCGAGCTACATTGCTGAAGGAAAATATTGGACGAAAGCGGAATTAGATGGACTATTTCAACTTGAAAGTATCAATGGAAAAACAATTCTTCCCATTTGGCATAAGTTGACAAAGAAGGAAGTGATGGATTATAGCCCGATTTTAGCAAGCAAGATGGGGTTGTCTACTAGCATGATGACAGCTGAAGAGATAGCCTTGAAGTTAAAGGATTTATTGCCAGAAGAGGATGCAGAATCTACAAATCGAAAAGAAATATAATACGTTTAAATACAAGGGAGAAGACTAAAATGGATAAA includes:
- a CDS encoding toll/interleukin-1 receptor domain-containing protein, translated to MSAEQYRRTVNTLDREIAGLEKKRAAADKKAADENKKAANISISKTASESTIRSKQRQIAGHTQAAIKAQQESASITAKIASKKEKRNNAAIRLQKEESSQRKKQENTVKQMKQSYEQVITELQEKVNTEVENSIEMDNDSTEYDVFVSHAWEDKKDFVDELVKALRDLNIKVWYDTSEMKWGDSLRKRIDEGLKKSRFGIAVLSPSYIAEGKYWTKAELDGLFQLESINGKTILPIWHKLTKKEVMDYSPILASKMGLSTSMMTAEEIALKLKDLLPEEDAESTNRKEI